The following are encoded together in the Acidicapsa ligni genome:
- a CDS encoding PadR family transcriptional regulator — translation MSTRDADTQLELLQGTLDLLILQTLALGQAHGHAIARSIEQRSDDVLQVGHGSLYPALQRLLKLGLVVAVDGISENNRKARFYRLTAKGRKKLFSETSKWQKLSNAIALILAPVAKENP, via the coding sequence ATGTCGACTAGAGACGCGGACACCCAACTTGAGCTGTTGCAGGGCACTCTGGATCTACTGATCCTCCAGACCCTTGCCCTGGGTCAGGCCCATGGCCATGCAATCGCGCGCTCCATCGAGCAACGATCGGACGATGTGTTGCAGGTGGGCCACGGCTCTCTCTATCCGGCACTCCAGCGCCTGCTCAAACTTGGCCTGGTCGTCGCCGTGGACGGAATTTCAGAAAACAACCGCAAGGCCAGGTTTTATCGTTTGACCGCAAAGGGCCGCAAGAAACTCTTTTCGGAAACTTCGAAATGGCAGAAGCTCTCGAATGCGATTGCGCTCATTCTTGCGCCGGTTGCCAAAGAGAATCCGTAG